GAGGGAGAGCTCGCGGCGCTGCTCGAGCGCATGGCCCAGCGCAAGGTAATGGGACTCGGCCTGGTCAACATGCCAGACGGGACGCCAATGACGAAGTTCATGATGCGCGGCGCCATGGATCGTGCGCGCGCCGCAGCAGCGGCCGCTCGGCCCGACTTGGCGGCGCGCATAAAGGAGTTCCAGTTCCGGGATCTGCGTGCGAAGGCCGCGACCGACAAAGACGAATCCGCAGGCATGACGGCCGCGCAGGAACAGCTCGGACACACAACGTCGACCATGACGCGCCAGTACGTTCGGCACCGGAAAGGCAAGCTGGTCAAGCCAACGAAATAGCGTTTTGCGGAAAGCCTACGCGATTGCGGAAAAAGGGGCATGGCTGAGCCGTGTTGCCGAAACCCGCTCCAGTGCTATAATCCCGCCCGGTACGCGGCCATGGCGAAATTGGTAGCCGCAGCAGACTTAAAATCTGCCGCCGAAAGGCGTGCCGGTTCGATTCCGGCTGGCCGTACCACTTTAGTTGAATCCTTGCATGGTGTAGCATGCGCACAGCAAACGCGACATGCGCAACACGAAGTGCAAGGACACGAATTGAACATCACGATTAACGACGAACTCCGTACGTACGTCGACCCCCTCACGCCCGCCGAACACGAAGCCCTGGAACGCAGCCTGCTCACCGAAGGGTGCCGCGAGGCGCTGATCCTGTGGCGCGACGTCCTGATCGACGGCCATAACCGCTACGCCATCTGCTCGCAGCATGGCATCCCTTTCCGCACGGTCCAGAACGACAGCTTCGATTCGATCGAAGACGTCAAGCTGTGGATGATCGACAACCAGCTGGCGCGCCGCAGCGTCACCGACTTCCAGCGTGGCCTGATGGCCCTGCGCAAGAAGGAAATCCTGGCCGCACGCGTGGTCCAGAAAAGCGACGACGAGCTGCAGACCGAAGCCGACCAGGCCGTCCCGTTCTCGCCGCCGTGGAATACGCGCCAGGAAGTGGCGCGCGCGGCGCGCGTGTCGGCCAATACCATCAGCCAGATCGAACGCATCCAGAAGGCCGCCGCGCCGGAACTGGTGGATGCGGTGCGCAGCGGCGCCATCTCGATCAGCTCCGCTGCCAACGTCGCCTCGCTGCCGCGCGAAGCCCAGGTGGCGGCCGTCGCCGGCGGCAAGAAGGAGCTGCAGCAGGCCGCGCGCCAGGTGCGCGAGCAGAAGAGCGCCGCCAAGCCCAAAAAGGACGTCGACACCGGCACGCCCGAGGAGCAGGTCAAGGCCCTCAAGGCCCAGGTCGCCGAGCTGAAGGACCGCGTCGCCACCCTCATCAACGAGAACGAGGTCCTGAAGCAGAAGCTGGTGCTGCTCGGCGAAGCCTGAGTCCGAGCAACGATAACGATAACGATAACGATAATCACCCTGGAGACACCACGATGCAGACTTCCCGCCTGATCGCCTCGACCCTCCTCGGCTGCGCCCTGGGCGCCTTCGCCGTGCTGCCCGTGCAGGCGGCGCAGGAGGCCGCCCGGCCCGCCGTGGCCGGCGCCGCGGCGGCCGCCTTCACGCCCGCCGAACTGGCGCGCCTGAAGCAGGCCGCCCAGCGCGTGACCATCCTGCGCGACAAGTGGGGCATCCCGCACGCCTTCGGCAAGACGGACGCCGATGCGGTGTTCGGCATGGTGTTCGCCCAGGCCGAGGACGACTTCAACCGGGTCGAACTCAACTACATCAATGCGATGGGGCGCCTGGCCGAGGTCGAGGGCGAGCGGGAGATCTGGCGCGACCTGCGCATGAAGCTCTACATCGATCCGGCCGACATGCAGGCCAGGTACGCGGCCAGCCCGGCCTGGCTGAAGAAGCTGATGAACGGCTGGGCCGATGGCCTGAACTGGTACCTGGCCAGCCACCCGCAGGTCAAGCCGAAGCTGCTGACCCGCTTCGAGCCCTGGATGGCGCTGGCCTTCAGCGAAGGCAGCATCGGCGGCGACATCGAATCGATCAACCTGAAGCAGCTGGAAGCCTTCTACGGCAAGCGTCCGGCGTCCGCGCCCGCCGCGCCCGCCGCGCCCACCGCGCTGGCCATGGCGGACCCGGGCAAGGGCTTCGATCCGGAGCCGCAGGGTTCGAACGGCTTCGCGATCGCGCCGCAGCGCAGCGCCGGCAAGCACGCGCTCCTGATGATCAATCCGCACACCTCGTTCTACTTCCGGCCGGAAGTCCACATGGTGAGCGAAGAAGGCCTGAACGCCTACGGCGCCGTGACCTGGGGCCAGTTCTTCATCTACCAGGGCTTCAACGAGCGCCTGGGCTGGATGCATACCTCGGGCGGCGGCGACGTCATCGACGAGTACCTGGAAACCGTGGTCGAGCGCGACGGCAAGTTCTTCTACAAGTACGGCGGCGAGGAACGCCCGCTGCGCAGCAAGACCATCGTGCTGCCTTACCGCACCGCGGACGGCATGCGCAGCCGCAGCGTCACTGCATGGTTCACGCACCACGGCCCGGTGATACGGGAAGAGGGCGGCAAGTGGGTGGCCGTGAAGATGATGGACGATCCGATGCACGCGCTCGAGCAGTCCTACGGCCGCACCAAGGCCCGCAGCTACGCCGACTTCCTGAAGGTAATGGAACTGCGCACCAACTCCTCGAACAATACCGTGTACGCGGATGCGGACGGCAATATCGCCTACTTCCACGGCAATTTCATTCCGCGCCGCGACCCGCGCTTCGACTGGACCCGTCCGGTCGACGGCAGCGATCCGACCACCGAGTGGAAGGGCCTGCACGAGGTCAAGGAGACCGTTACCGTCTTCAATCCGAAGAGCGGCTATATCTCGAACACCAACAACTGGCCCTGCACCGGCTTCGGTGAAAGCAGCCCGGACTGCAAGTCCTATCCGGCGTACATGTGGTCGCTGCCGCAGAACGCGCGCGGCATCCACGCCGAACGGGTGCTGCACGACGCGCGCGACCTGACCCTGGACGGCCTGATCGGCAAGGCCTACGACTCCTACCTGACGGCCTTCGAGCCGCTGGTCCCGGCCCTGCTGAAGGACTGGGACGCGCTGCCGCAAGGTGACGCCCTGAAGGCGCGCCTGGCCGACCAGGTGGCGCTGCTGCGCGGCTGGGACCTGCGCTGGTCGGTGGACTCGGCGCCGACTTCGCTGGCGGTCTACTGGGGCCAGGACATGGTGGCGCAGGCGGCCGCGCGCGCGCGCGCCGAACGCGTGCCGGTGGTCGACTTCATCCAGACCAGGCTCACGTCCGGGGAACGGCTGGCGTCGCTGGCGCGCGCCGCCGACCGGCTGCAGGCCGACTTCGGCAGCTGGAAGACGCCATGGGGCGAGATCAACCGCTTCCAGCGCCTCAGCGGCGAGGTCGACCAGCACTACGACGACAGCAAGCCCAGCATCCCGGTCGGCTTTACCTCGGCCAACTGGGGTTCGCTGGCGTCCTTCGGCATGACGGCGAAGCAGACCACGAAGCGCATCTACGGCGACCGCGGCAACAGCTTCGTGGCGGCCGTCGAGTTCGGCCCGCGTGTGCGCGCGAAGAGCATCCTGGCCGGCGGCGAGAGCAGCGACCCGAAGTCGCCGCACTTCAGCGACCAGGCGGAAATGTACAGCCGCGGGCAGTTCAAGGACGTGCTGTTCTACAAGGCCGACATCGAGAAGCAGCTGGAGCGCAAGTACCATCCGGGGCAGTAAGCCGTGCGCAAACTTTTATGCACCGCAAAGTATGCATAAAAGCCCTGTTGGCACGATTGCAAGCTCTTGTATTCCTGATATCTACTGGTGCCAGCCCAAGGCTGTCCGATCGATGTTCAACAGGAGTGCAATCGTGCGTACCACACTGTCCTTATTCAAATGCTGCTCCGCCGCGGCCCTGCTTTGCGCCGCCGCGGCTGCCCAGGCCGATATCACGGTCTACACCAGCCAGGCCGCTTTCCTGGCCGCGGTGCAGGCGCCGGGCGTCGACACCTACGACGACCTGACGATCATGAACTATGGCGAAAGCCTGGACCGGACCGCCGGCGCCTATGCTTATAACGTCTACTCGGCCACCGGCCTGTATGGCGCGGGCGGGCCCACGGATCACTGGCTGTCGAACAACACGGCCGTCAACCCGATCGTGTTCTCGCATTTCGGCGGCGGCGTGAGCGCCTTCGGCGGCAATTTCTTCGCCTCCGACGTGGCCGGCCAGTTCACCACCGGCAACCTGATCCTGACCGCGATCGACGGTTCGGTGGTGACTTACTCCCTGCAGAATCCCCTGACCACGGACTTCCTCGGCTTCGTCTCGGACACGCCGCTGGCCGCGGTGACGCTCGGCACCTTCGGCGAGATCGCCTGGCCGACCGCCAACAACGTCGTGCTGGCCGTGCCGGAGCCTAGCGCCTACGGCATGCTGCTGGCCGGCCTCGGTTTCGTTGGCCTGATGAGCCGCCGTCGCAGCTGAGCCTGTTGTAGCCGGTGCAGTGCAGCACCGCCCGGATCGGAATCTTCGGTCCGGGCGGTTTTCCATTGCCGGTCCGCTTGCTATAATTTTGCACCTTAACAAGTGGGACACAGGCAGGGCGCGCAGTGGCAAAACTCTATTTCAGATATTCGGCGATGAATGCCGGCAAATCCACCGCCTTGCTGCAGGTGGCCCACAACTACGAAGAGCAGGGCCAGAAGGTCAAGCTGTACACCGCGGCCATCGACGACCGCTACGGCGTCGGGCTGATCACCTCGCGTCTGGGGCCGCAGCGCGAAGTCGACGTGTTCGACAAGCAGACCGACTTCCTGGCCAGCGCGCCGGAGGTGGCCTGCGTGCTGGTCGACGAAGCCCAGTTCCTCACCAAGGAGCAGGTGGTGCAGCTGCACCGCCTGGCCCAGGTGCGCGGCGTGCCGGTGATCTGCTACGGCCTGCGCAGCGACTTCCGCGGCGATCCCTTCCCCGGCTCGGCTTACCTGCTGGCGCTGGCCGACGATATCGAGGAAATCAAGAACATCTGCACCTGCGGCAAGAAGGCGACCATGAACGTCCGCGTCGACGCCGAAGGCCGGCGCGTGCGCGAAGGCGAGCAGGTCAGCATCGGCGGCAACGAGAGCTACCGCCAGGCCTGCGGGCGCTGCTTCTACAAGGGCTGAGAGGGCGCACCGGGATGGTCGACATCCTGTTGTACCTGGCGCCGTCGCTGGCGCTGGCCTTCCTGATCTGGCTGGTGACCTCGCTGCACCCGCTGTTCTTCGTGTTCAGCGCGGCCGGCACCCTGTGCCACGAGCTGGCGCATTTTTCCGTCGGCCTGCTGCTGGGCGCGGAGCCGACCGGCTTCTCGATCGTCCCGCGCCGCACCGGGCGCACCTGGGAGCTCGGCTCCGTCACCTTCGCCAACCTGCGCTGGTATAACGCGGCCCCGGCTGCGCTGGCGCCGCTGCTGGTGCTGCTGGTCCCGCTCGCGGTGGCCTGGTGGCGCACCCGCGGCGCCTGGGGCTTCGGTCCGGCCGACCTGGCCATGACCCTGCTGCTGGCCCCGCAATTCCTGTCCTTCTGGCCCTCGCCGGTGGACTGGCGGCTGGCCGCGCGCAGCTGGCCGTGGCTGGTCATCCTGGCGGCGGCGGGCGCCATGTTCCTGTTCCGACCGAGTCTGTTTCAATTTGTAAAAGCGTGACCGCTGCGGGGCGGCTTCGACTTAAGCTCGGCTGAAGAAGCACACAGGCCGACTCTACGTCGTGCCGCTATCCTGTAGAATTGGTCGCATTCGCGGCCAAGTCCCATTTGGCCATAGCAGCCGCCTTAGCACATTCCGCCCGGAGAAACGAACAATGAAGAAGCAGATGTTGATGGTTGCGCTGGCGTTCGCCATGTCGGCCCACGTCGTGACGGCGCAGCCGGAAAAGGTCCAGACCAATGCGGCCCAGGCCAGTGTGCCCCAGCTGAAGCCGACCCCCGCCCAGACCCAGGCTGCGCTCTGGGCCTCGCGCGTGCTCGCCCGCTACCACTACAAGGCGATGCCGCTGGACGACGTGATGTCGGCCAAGATTTACGACAACTACTTCAAGACCCTGGACAGCGAAAAGCTGTACTTCACCCAGGCCGACCTCGACCAGTTCGCGCCGGCCCGCACCAAATTCGACGATGCGATCAACAACGAGGACCTGACCCTCCCGTTCCAGATCTATAACGTCTACCAGCAGCGCTTCAACGACCGCATGACCTATGCGCGCGAGCTGGTCCAGAAGGGCAATTTCGATTTCAGCGCCAACGAAACGCTGCAGATCGACCGCGAGAAGGCGCCCTGGGCCAAGAACGAAGACGAAGCCCGCGACCTGTGGCGCAAGCGCGTGAAGAACGACTGGCTGCGCCTGAAACTGGCGGGCAAGGACGACAAGGGCATCCGCGAGACCCTCGACAAGCGCTACGAGGGCTACCAGAGCCGCCTCAAGAAGCTGAACAACGAGGACGTGTTCCAGATGTTCATGAACGCCTACGCGACCGCGATCGAGCCGCATACCAATTACCTGGGTCCGCGCTCGGCCGAGAACTTCGACATCATGATGCGCCTGTCGCTGGACGGCATCGGCGCGGTGCTGCAGTCGCGCGACGACTATACCGTGATCCGCGAGGTCGTCCCCGGCGGCCCGGCCGACAAGTCCGGCAAGCTGAAGGTCGGCGACCGCATCGTCGGCGTGGCCCAGGGCAATGGCCCGTTCACCGACGTGATGGGCTGGCGCATCGACGACGTGGTGCAGCTGGTGCGCGGCGAGCGCAATTCCACCGTGCGCCTGGACGTGCTGCCGGCCGACGCCGGCCAGGACGGGAAGCACGTCACGATCCCGCTGGTGCGCCAGAAGATCAGCATGGAAGAACAGTCGGCCAAGAAGCAGATCATCGAAGTGAAAGATAACGGCGTCAAGCGCCGCATCGGCGTGATCTCGCTGCCGACCTTCTACCAGGACTTCGAGGCGCGCCGCAAGGGCGACAAGGACTTCAAGAGCGCCACGCGCGACGTGCAGCGCATCCTTGGCGAGCTGAAGAAGGACAAGGTCGACAACGTGCTGATCGACCTGCGCAACAATGGCGGCGGCTCGTTGATCGAGGCGGTCGAACTGACCGGCCTGTTCATCGACAAGGGGCCGGTGGTCCAGCAGCGCACCGCCGAGGGCCGCGTCGAGGTCGAAAGCGACACCAACGCCGGCCTGGCCTGGGACGGCCCGATGGGCGTGCTGATCAACCGCGGCTCGGCCTCGGCTTCCGAGATCTTCGCCGCCGCGATCCAGGACTATGGCCGCGGCATCGTGATCGGCGAGCCGAGCTTCGGCAAGGGCACGGTCCAGACCCTGATCAACCTCGACCGCTTCTCGCAGAACGACAAGATGAAGTATGGCGAGCTGAAGATGACGATCGCCCAGTTCTTCCGCATCAATGGCGGCACCACCCAGCTGCGCGGCGTGACGCCGGACATCAAGCTGCCGGTGACCTCCGACGCCGAGAATTTCGGCGAGTCGTCCTATGACAACGCGCTGCCCTGGGTGCAGATCAAGCCGGCGACCTACCTGCCGTCGGGCGACCTGAAGGAACTGCTCAGCCCGCTGCAAAAGCGTCACGACGCCCGCGTCGCCAAGGACAAGGAGTTCCGCGACATCGAGCAGGACATCGCGGAAGCCCTGAAGCTGCGCAAGGACAACGTGATCTCCCTGAACGAAACGGTGCGCCGCAAGGAGCGCGAGACCCAGGAAGCCAAGGCCCGCCTGCGCGAATCACGCCTGGCCGGCGCCGATGCCCAGGGCAAGGCCGACGAGCCGGTGGCCGGCCCCGGCAGCAAGGAGCAGCGCGACAAGGCGCCGAATCCGACCGCGCCGAAGAAGACCAACGTCGCGCTGAAGGGCGCGCCGCGCGCCGACGACGGTTTGCAGGGTGACGAGCGCAGCCTGGCGGCGGAGATCGCGGCCGAGAAGGCGGCCAAGAACGCCAAGGACGTGTACCTGCAGGAAGCTGCGCACATCCTGGCCGACGAAGCCGGCATGCTGAAGTCCGATACGCGGATGGCTTCGCGCACCATGCCATACATGTCTATGTTGAAACAAAATGGCAATTAATTAGTAGTTTTAAGACAACATCATATCTGCGTGCCGGGATGTTCCGGCAGCATCCTGAACGAGGCTTCTCCCTGGGGAAAGCCTCGTTTTCATTGATGCCTTCCAATTGAACATTGGCTTTTTTACGGCTGTGATACATTAACTCAGCAATTGTAGAAAAATTAATCTTCATCACTGAGCAAGGAGCGCAATATGACAACTCGTTATCTCATCGCTGCAGCCCTGATGGCCAGCGCTTGCGCTGCCCATGCGGACGTCGTTCCGACGAGCCAGGGCGGCGTCATCAACGGCAGTGACGTCTTGGTGCAGGCCCTGTACGAAAAGGTAAGCGCCAGCATCGGCAGCGATATGAAAGTTTCCCTGAAAAAGGGCGCTGATGGTGTCTACGTGACAGGTCTGAGCACGGCCAAGGCGGCCGCTTTGGCAGGTGACGGCATGTCCGTCATCGGCACACCGGATGGCTTCAAGATCGTCGACAACTCGTCCGTCAACAGCACTGTCGGGGGCGGCGCCAACGTGTCGTTGCCTATGGGAAGTGTCCCTGGGCCTAGCACCAACGCTGGCTCTCCCGCTGGGTCGAACTCGGGTTCGCCCGGCGGGTCGAACTCCGGCGTCGGCCTTGGCAGCGGTCCCGGCAACATGGGAAATGGTAATAGCAACGGCAACGGCAACGGCAACGGCAACGTCGGCGACATCGGCAATGGCAACGGCACCGGCAACGCCGGCGACATGGGCAGCGGCAGCGGCAGCGACAGCGGCCAGGGCCAGGCTGCAGCCGTCCCGGAACCGTCGACCATCGCGCTGATGCTGGCCGGTATGCTGGGCGTCGCCGGCCTCGGCCGTCGTCGCGCACGCTGATCCACAGGCAGTACGGCATCACCACAAAGCGGGCTTCGGCCCGCTTTTTTTTCGTCTACTTTTTCAGGTACAATCTTTGGAACGGTCGTGCTTTTTCCCGTGCGCCAAGAACAAGAGATAACAGGAGACACTGAATGGACCTGAACTATACAAGCGAAGACCTGGCCTTCCGCGACCAGGTGCGCGCCTTCCTGGAGGCCGAGCTGCCGTCCGAGCTGCAGCACAAGGTGCTCAACCACCTGCGCCTCGGCAAGGAGGACTACGTCCGCTGGCACAAGATCCTGGCGCGCCAGGGCTGGGTCGCGCCGGGCTGGCCGGCGCAGTACGGCGGACCGGGCTGGACCCCGGCGCAGCGCCACATCTTCGAGGAAGAATGCGCGCGCGCCGGCACGCCGCCGATCATGCCTTTCGGCGTGAACATGGTGGCGCCCGTGATCATGGCCTTCGGCAGCGAGGAGCAGAAGGCATATTACCTGCCGCGCATCCTGTCCTGCGAAGACTGGTGGTGCCAAGGGTATTCGGAGCCGGGCGCGGGCTCGGACCTGGCCTCGCTGAAAACCACGGCCGTCCGGGACGGCGATCATTACATCGTCAACGGCCAGAAGACCTGGACCACGCTGGCCCAGCACGCCGACATGATCTTCTGCCTGGTGCGCACCGATCCGGGCGTGCGCAAGCAGGAGGGCATCTCCTTCCTCCTGATCGACATGCACAGCCCCGGCATCACGGTGCGGCCGATCGTCATGCTCGACGAAGACCATGAGGTGAACGAAGTCTTCTTCGACAACGTGCGCGTCCCGGCCGCCAACCTGGTCGGCCAGGAGAACCGCGGCTGGACCTATGCCAAGTACCTGCTGGGCCACGAGCGCACCGGCATCGCCGCCGTGGGCCGTTCCAAACGCGAGCTGGCGCGCCTCAAGCGCATGGCCGGCCGCGAGCGCAAGAACGGCCGTCCGCTGATCGAGGACCCGCTGTTCGGCGCCAAGGTGGCGGCCCTGGAGATCGAACTGATGGCGCTGGAGACCACCGTGCTGCGCGTGCTGGCCCAGGCCGCCAAGGCGCCCGGTCCCGAGGCGTCCGTCCTGAAGGTGCGCGGCACCGAGATCCAGCAGGGCCTCACCGAACTGATGGTAGAAGCCGCCGGCCCGATGGCCTTGCCCTTCGACCCAGCCTACCTCGAAGGCGAGGCCGAACACAGCGTCTTCGACGACGATTTCGCCGCGCCGCTGCTGGCGCATTACTTCAACTACCGCAAGACCTCGATCTACGGCGGGTCGAACGAGATCCAACGCAACATCATCTCCCAGATGATCCTGGGCCTGTAAGGAACGGAGACCATGAATTTCGATTTCAAGGAAGAGCAGCTGCAACTGGCCGACGCCCTCAAGCGCTGGATCGCGCGCGACTACGGTTTCGAAGCGCGCCGCGAGATCGTCCGCTCGGCAAGCGGCGTGTCGGAACAGGCCTGGGCCACCATCGCCGAATTGGGCCTGACCGCGCTGCCGGTGCCGGAAGAGCAGGGTGGTTTTGCCGGCGACGCCGTCGACATGTTCGTCGTGATGCAGGAGCTGGGCCGCGGCCTGGTGGTCGAACCGTATTTCGCGACCGTGCTGGGCGCCGAGTTCCTGCGCCTGGGCGGCGGCCATGGCGCGCTGCTGGAGCGCGTCGCGACCGGCGAGCTGAAGCTGGCCTGCGCGCTCGGCGAGCGTCAGTCGCGCCACGACATGCGCGACATTGCCCTTCGTGCCGAAGCGGACGGCGAGGGCTGGCGCCTGAGCGGCGAAAAGAAAGTGGTGCTGCACGGCGCGCAGGCCGGCGTATTGGTGGTGTCGGCGCGCAGCGGCGGCGTCCAGCGCGACGAGGATGGCATCGCCCTGTTCGCGGTGCCGGCCGATGCGCCCGGTTTGCAGCTTACCGAATACCGCATGCTGGACGGCCAGCGCGCCGCCGACCTGCGCCTCGACGGCCTGCGGGTCGGACCGGAGGCCGCGATCGGCCGGCCGGGTGCCGGCTGGGACATCCTCGAAGCCGCGCTCGACTACGGCGCCGGCCTGCTGTGCGCCGAAGCCGTGGGCGCGATGGATGCGCTGTTCGCCGCCACCCTCGACTATCTCAAGACGCGCCAGCAGTTCGGGGTCCCGATCGGCAAGTTCCAGGCCCTGCAGCATCGCATGGCCGACATGTACATCCACCTCGAGCAGGCCCGTTCGATGGCCCTGCTGGCGGCGGTGCGCCTGCGCGGCAGCGACGCGGCGGCGCGCCGCCAGGCGGTGTCCGCGGCCAAGTACCGGGTCGGCCAGGCGGCGCGCTTCGTCGGCCAGCAGGCGGTCCAGCTGCACGGCGGCATGGGCGTCACCGACGAACTGCCGGCCGCGCATTACTTCAAGCGTTTGAGCACGATCGAACTGAGCCTCGGCGATGCCGACCACCACCTGGCGCGCTTCATGGCGCAGCCTGGCTTCACGGGAGCCGCAGCATGAGCCTTGAATGGTATTTCGAAGACTTCTTTGCGGGCCAGGAGATCGATCTCGGCACCTGCAACGTCACCGAAGACGAGATCATCGACTTCGCGACCCGCTTCGACCCGCAGCCCTTCCACGTCGACCGCGAGGCGGCGGCGCAGTCGATCTACGGCGGCGTGATCGCCAGCGGCTGGCACACCTGCAGCATGATGATGCGGCTGGTGGTCGACGGACTGATGGCGAAGTCTTCCAGCATGGGCTCGCCCGGCCTGGACGGCGTGCGCTGGCTGGCGCCGGTGCGCGCCGGCGACACCCTGAACGTGCGCTACCAGACCACCCAGGTCAAGGCCTCGAATTCGAAGCCCGATCGTGGCGTGGTGTGGTCGAAGTGGGTGGCCGTCAACCAGCACGGCGAGACCGTCTGCACCGTCGAAGGCATGGGGATGTTCAGGCGTCGCGCCTTGCCCTGAGCGCTCTGCTAGACGCTTTTTGAGCCGGCGGCGAGGCGGTAGCAGTTGCGCCCGCCCGCCTTGGCCTGGTACAGCAGGGCGTCGGCCGCCTGGACCAGGTCCACGGGCTTGTGCTGGTCGCCCGGCACCAGCGAGGCGATGCCGATGCTGACCGTCAGGCGCTGGCTGGTGGGCGAGGCGGCGTGCGGCAGGTCCAGCATCTCGAGTTCGTGCATCAGGCGCCGCGCGACGCCGGTGGCGCCCTGTTCGTCGAGCTGGGGCAGCAGGATCGTGAATTCCTCGCCGCCGTAGCGCGCCACCAGGTCCTGGCTGCGGGCGGCGGCGCGCCGCATCGCGCCGGCCACCTGGACCAGCGTGCCGTCGCCGGCCGGGTGGCCGTAATGGTCGTTGTACAGCTTGAAGTGGTCGATGTCGACCATCAGCAGCGACACCGGCAACCGGGAGCGTCCGCAGCGCCGCCATTCCATCTCGAGGCGCTCGTCGAAGGCGCGGCGGTTCGCGACCCCGGTCAGGGAATCGGTCAGGATCAGGGCGCGCAGGGCGTCGCGCTGGCGCTTCACGGTCAGCTGGGTGCGCACCCGTGCGCGCACCACCGCGGCGTTGACCGGCTTGCTGATGAAGTCGGCCGCGCCGGCGCCGAGGGCGCGGGTCTCGTCCTCGGGCGAGCTGAGCGCGGTGACGAAGATGACCGGGATGTCGCTGGTCTCGGCGCCCGCGAACAGCTCGCGGCACACGGCGTAGCCGTCCATGCCCGGCATGACGGCGTCCAGCAGGATCAGGTCGGGATGCTGGGTGCGGGCGATCTCGAGCGCGCGCGGGCCATCCATCGCGAACAGCACTTCATGCTCGTCCTGCAGGGCGGCGTGCAGGATCTGGATGTTTTCCATCGCGTCGTCGACCACCAGGATGCGGCCATTGTCGGCCATATCGGTCCAGCTCATCCATCCTCCTTGTTTCCCAGGTTCGCGACGATCTCTCCCACCAGGCCGGCCGCCGCCTCGAAACGCAGCGTGGCGACCGCCTCCGCCAGCGGCGCCACTGCTGCCGGGGCCAGGCGGGCGAGGGCAGGGCGCAGCGATTCGAACTGCGCCATGGCCTTCATGTTGTTATTCTGTAGCAAATCGCGTAAATGCGCCAACGCGTCCTGGAGCGAGGGCTGTTCAATTTCACCCTCGGCAAGATCGCCCGGCGGCGCCTCGGCGGGGACCTCGGCCGGCAGCTCGCGCGCCGCCTCGAGCACGGTCGCCAGCGCGGATTCCAGCCGCGCCAGGCGCAAGGCCAGCGCCGACTCGTCCTCGCCCCGCAGTGCCTGCTCGAGCGCGAGGGATTGGCTGGCGACTTCGGTGGCGCCGAGATTGGCTGCGACCCCGCGCAGGCGGTGCATCAGCTGGCCGGCGCCCGTCCGGTCGCCGCTCGCCAGCAGGCCGCGCACCTCGTGCACCACGCCGCCCTGCGAACGCTCGAAGCGCCGGAGCACGGTGGCGAAGCCGGCGAAACTGCCGCCGAAGCGCGGCAGGGCGGCTTTCAGGTCGATCCCTGGCAAGAAGGCCGGCAGCAGTTCCGGCGCCGGCGCTTCGCCGGCCTGTTGTTCGTGGCCGGCCTCGCCGCGTCCCGTCAGGCGGCGCAGTACGCTCACCAGCTCGTCGACGTCGATCGGCTTGGCGAGGTAGCCGTCCATGCCGGCCTGCAGCGCGCGCCGGCGGTCCGCTTCCATCGCATTCGCGGTCATCGCCAGGATCGGCAGGTCGGCGTAGCCCATCGCGCGGATCGCGCCGGTGGCCTCGAAACCGTCCATCACCGGCATCTGCAGGTCCATCAGCACGGCGTCGAAGTGGCGGGTGCCGTCGGCCAGCATGCTGACCGCGAGCTGGCCATTGCCCGCGAAGTCGACGCTGGCGCCGGCATGCACCAGCACATAGTTGGCCACTTCCTGGTTCAGCAGGTTGTCTTCGACCACCAGCACGCGCAGGCCTGCGAGGCGGCCGCCGAGCGGCGCGGCGGACGGCTGCGCGGCAGGGGCCCCGCCTTCCGACAGGGCCGCCAGCGTGTCGAGCAGCGCGCCC
This window of the Massilia sp. WG5 genome carries:
- a CDS encoding thymidine kinase, with product MAKLYFRYSAMNAGKSTALLQVAHNYEEQGQKVKLYTAAIDDRYGVGLITSRLGPQREVDVFDKQTDFLASAPEVACVLVDEAQFLTKEQVVQLHRLAQVRGVPVICYGLRSDFRGDPFPGSAYLLALADDIEEIKNICTCGKKATMNVRVDAEGRRVREGEQVSIGGNESYRQACGRCFYKG
- a CDS encoding carboxy terminal-processing peptidase: MKKQMLMVALAFAMSAHVVTAQPEKVQTNAAQASVPQLKPTPAQTQAALWASRVLARYHYKAMPLDDVMSAKIYDNYFKTLDSEKLYFTQADLDQFAPARTKFDDAINNEDLTLPFQIYNVYQQRFNDRMTYARELVQKGNFDFSANETLQIDREKAPWAKNEDEARDLWRKRVKNDWLRLKLAGKDDKGIRETLDKRYEGYQSRLKKLNNEDVFQMFMNAYATAIEPHTNYLGPRSAENFDIMMRLSLDGIGAVLQSRDDYTVIREVVPGGPADKSGKLKVGDRIVGVAQGNGPFTDVMGWRIDDVVQLVRGERNSTVRLDVLPADAGQDGKHVTIPLVRQKISMEEQSAKKQIIEVKDNGVKRRIGVISLPTFYQDFEARRKGDKDFKSATRDVQRILGELKKDKVDNVLIDLRNNGGGSLIEAVELTGLFIDKGPVVQQRTAEGRVEVESDTNAGLAWDGPMGVLINRGSASASEIFAAAIQDYGRGIVIGEPSFGKGTVQTLINLDRFSQNDKMKYGELKMTIAQFFRINGGTTQLRGVTPDIKLPVTSDAENFGESSYDNALPWVQIKPATYLPSGDLKELLSPLQKRHDARVAKDKEFRDIEQDIAEALKLRKDNVISLNETVRRKERETQEAKARLRESRLAGADAQGKADEPVAGPGSKEQRDKAPNPTAPKKTNVALKGAPRADDGLQGDERSLAAEIAAEKAAKNAKDVYLQEAAHILADEAGMLKSDTRMASRTMPYMSMLKQNGN
- a CDS encoding penicillin acylase family protein, whose product is MQTSRLIASTLLGCALGAFAVLPVQAAQEAARPAVAGAAAAAFTPAELARLKQAAQRVTILRDKWGIPHAFGKTDADAVFGMVFAQAEDDFNRVELNYINAMGRLAEVEGEREIWRDLRMKLYIDPADMQARYAASPAWLKKLMNGWADGLNWYLASHPQVKPKLLTRFEPWMALAFSEGSIGGDIESINLKQLEAFYGKRPASAPAAPAAPTALAMADPGKGFDPEPQGSNGFAIAPQRSAGKHALLMINPHTSFYFRPEVHMVSEEGLNAYGAVTWGQFFIYQGFNERLGWMHTSGGGDVIDEYLETVVERDGKFFYKYGGEERPLRSKTIVLPYRTADGMRSRSVTAWFTHHGPVIREEGGKWVAVKMMDDPMHALEQSYGRTKARSYADFLKVMELRTNSSNNTVYADADGNIAYFHGNFIPRRDPRFDWTRPVDGSDPTTEWKGLHEVKETVTVFNPKSGYISNTNNWPCTGFGESSPDCKSYPAYMWSLPQNARGIHAERVLHDARDLTLDGLIGKAYDSYLTAFEPLVPALLKDWDALPQGDALKARLADQVALLRGWDLRWSVDSAPTSLAVYWGQDMVAQAAARARAERVPVVDFIQTRLTSGERLASLARAADRLQADFGSWKTPWGEINRFQRLSGEVDQHYDDSKPSIPVGFTSANWGSLASFGMTAKQTTKRIYGDRGNSFVAAVEFGPRVRAKSILAGGESSDPKSPHFSDQAEMYSRGQFKDVLFYKADIEKQLERKYHPGQ
- a CDS encoding PEP-CTERM sorting domain-containing protein, producing the protein MRTTLSLFKCCSAAALLCAAAAAQADITVYTSQAAFLAAVQAPGVDTYDDLTIMNYGESLDRTAGAYAYNVYSATGLYGAGGPTDHWLSNNTAVNPIVFSHFGGGVSAFGGNFFASDVAGQFTTGNLILTAIDGSVVTYSLQNPLTTDFLGFVSDTPLAAVTLGTFGEIAWPTANNVVLAVPEPSAYGMLLAGLGFVGLMSRRRS